The segment TGTCTGGGGCGGGGCAAATCTGAGTTTCACTTCTGCTGGCTTCGGTACCACCGGAGATCTGACTAAGAACGGAGGACCGATCGACACCGGCTATGAGTACTTCGCAAACAACCCCGCGCACAACGACAAGAAGCAGCGCTTCTGGAATAATCGGATGACCCTCGCGCCGAACAACACCGCCGCTCCGGGAGGCTACGTTCACGATGGCCTGGAGTGGGTGCTGGATAACATCGATCCGGCTGCCAAGACCGGCGAGGGAACCGGATTGCCAGGTGATTCCGGCTCGCCACTCCTGTTTGATGGCGCGGACACGCTCTACCAACCCAAAGTCGACACGATCTTCACCCGAAGCTTGCGCGGCGTCTTCAATGCGTTCGAGCGCCGCACGTTCGTGGGAGGTTTTGACGTTGATTGGGGATTCAAGGGCTTTGCCGTTCGGATCACGGACGACAATAAGAAGTGGATCGATCAGCGATGCTCGACCGTCGTCCCCGAACCCGCGAGCTTTGTGGCGCTTAGTCTGGCAGTGTCGATCCTCGCGCTTCGACGCCGACCCAAAGGCTAAGTACAGTACGCATCCCGGGCGACCGTCCCTCGACAAGGGGGCGGTCGCTCTTTCTTTGACATTCGATCGCGCACTGTGATAGATTGCGTTCAATCGGTCAATTCCAGACCGAAGAGGGTGCTCATGCTTGTTGTTGGAGTCATTGCCGTTGTCGTTGCCATCGTCGTCGCGCTGTTGATGTTCTCGGCAATGCGCCGCCCAGACACGTTTACCGTCGAGCGTCGTGCGACGATCCATGCGGAGCCGCACACCATCTTCGCACTCTTGAACGACTTTCACGAGTGGGGCAAGTGGTCGCCCTGGGAACACCTTGACCCAAACATGACTCGCACGCACGGCGGTCCGGACTCCGGGGTCGGTGCCAGCTACGCTTGGTCAGGCAACAAGAGGGCGGGCGAAGGTCGCATGGAAATCCTCAAGTCCGAACCACCTTCGAGACTCGAAATCGATCTGAGCTTCATCAAGCCGTTCCCGTCCAAGAACATCACGACGTTCACACTCACCCCAACGGGGGGCGGAACCGAGGTGAACTGGCACATGCAGGGGCCTGCGAGCCTGATGACAAAGGTGTTCGACATGCTCATGAACATGGACAAGATGGTTGGCAAAGACTTTGAGCAAGGCCTCGCCAACCTCAAAAAGGTCACTGAGAAGGCCTAGTTCAGAACCCAGGACCGTAGGCCCGCGTGGTCAGGCCCCATAAGATGTTCGCGCCAAAGCGCGGATAGTACGTCGGGTCTGACTTACCGTACCAGGCGGGGAAATTTTGGGGCGTCGGCCAATTGGGATACACCTGACTCACCTGCTTGACGAATTCATCGGCGAGGGCAGTGTCGCCCAGCAGCGTCGAGACGCCGATGCAATACCCCGCACCCCAGATCTGGGACGGCTTGTCAAAACTCTTGCTGAGTGGATACGGCCACGCGTCTGGGTAACCCACGAGGCGGTCGCCACGGAAATACTGGCGCAGGGACGCGGCTGCTTGAGCCTGTGTGTACGGAATCCGGATCTCGCGCTGGTACTTGCGCGCCAGTTCCAATCCCCACAGTGTGTACCCGTGGTGGCGCAAGTCGTTCGGCTGATTTGCAAACTTAGTCCAGAAGGCACCCTTCGGTCCGTGGTAGTTCCAGTGGGGCGCACCATCAACCATCACGCGTTCGTCGAGGATGACCTCGACCGCTCGGAGCGACTTCTCACGGAACTCCTTGATCTCGGTGGCGGTGAACGCGCGCGGAATCTCGGCGAGAGCCCGCAAGATAATCCCCGAAGTGTACGAAGACACGTTTGTCACGGGGTTCATGTCTCCGGGAGCAGCGCTGTACGCGTAATAGCCAAACGGGAGATACGTGTGCTTGACGATCCAGCGGATGGCATCGGCTATGAGTGCGTCTGCGGCCTGCACCTCGGCTGGAGTGAGCGCGCCACTCGTCCGGGCGGTGAGCATCCCTTCCAGACACACGGCGGTCGAGACGGTGTAGGGATGATCAACTCCATTGACCGAACCGTCGCCGAACGCGTCCCAAGCCTGCCCGATACCATAGCCTGGTCCATCGTCCCCGTCGAGATTCTGCCGATCCACAAGCGCGTTGAATGCCTTGGCCACCCGTTCCTTGGCGACAGGATCGCGTGTGACCCGGTACCGGTTGGATTCACAGAAGAGCAAGATGCCATGAATCTCGTCTACCGTCGCAACCTGATTGCTGAGCGAGTCGATCGCGAGAGCCATCGTGTCGGTGGGAAAAGTGCCGTTCAGCTCGGCATACCGAGTCCGGGCTTGAAGGGTCGCGGTGTCGGGCGTGATGCCACCGCCCCCCGATCCGCCTGAGCCTCCACAACCTGCGAGAGCAAGGGCGGCACAGGTGGTAGCAAGCAGGCGAAAACGCATGGGGTTCAGTGTACACCGCGAACCTGCTAAGGAGCCCCCGCAGGATCCCCGAAGGCAGCCCCGCCTGTGCTATCTTTAGGACGATGAAAGGCGTCATTCTCGCTGCTGGCAAGGGCTCTCGGCTCTACCCCGTGACTCACCACATCCCCAAGCCGCTTCTTCCGCTGGCGAACCGCATGACCATCGAGTACGCCTTCGACCGGCTTAAAGAACTTGGGATCCGCGAGGTCGCCATTGTGGTGGGCGAAAACGAAGAGTCGATGCGCGGTGCGCTCGGCGACGGCTCGCGGTTTGGGCTCGAACTGACCTACGTCCGACAGCCGGAGCCGAAGGGCCTCGCGCATGCGGTGAGCTTTGCCAAACAGTTTGTGAATGGCGACTCGTTCGTGCTGTACCTGGGAGACGCAATCTACAGTCACGGATTCCAGGAGCTTGCCGAGAAGTTTCGATCAAGCGGCTGTGCGAACCTGAACGTGCTGAAGGAAGTCGAGGACCCGCGTCGATTCGGTGTAGCCCATCTGGAGGGCGATAAGATGACCAAGCTCGTGGAAAAGCCCCAGAATCCCGAGTCGAACCTCGCGCTGTGCGGCCTGTACTTCTTTGGCCCAAAACTCTGGGAAGTTCTGCCGGACCTCCAGCCCTCGGCCCGCGGTGAGTACGAGATCACCGATGCGATCCAGCTGATGGTCGATCGCGGCATGGACGTGCGTGGCGGTCTGTACCACCACACCTGGTTCGATACCGGAACCCTCGATTCGTTTTTGGAAACAAGCCAGTTCCTCGCCGGAGACGGCCTCACACTGGGCGACTCGGCCGACCTGGCAGGGACAGCGGGCGAGCATGTGGTCATCGGCAACGGCGCGCATGTCACTTGCGCGTTGATCGAAGACAGCGTCATTTTGCCAGGCGCCGACGTCAAAGTAACCGGAACGATACGTAGATCAATACTGATGGGCAGCGTGCATGCAGACGGCGACCTGATCGAACAAATCGTTTCCCAGTAACTTGGCCAGCCCTTCGGAATCTTTCCGATGGAAGGAACCGAATGGGTGCCCGGAACTGTCAGTCATTTGTAGCTTGCATTCCGAGCAAATCGTGTCGACAATGGTGTCAACGTCAATTTATCAGGGAGCAGGATCCATCGCGATCCGCCATCGAAGTCGGGCAGCGTACTTCCACGTCAGCGGCAGTCTTGCCTCGGCGGGCCTTTCGCCGCTGGAAATTGCCAATGCCGCACTCGAACATCGTCGCCGACTGGCGATCCTCGACTTACGTGATGCCCAGGTGCTCGCTGCCCAAGACCTCGAATGGTTGGAGCAGCTCACTGCCTTGTGCTCAGCAAAGGGGCTCAGACTGCGCATCGTCTCCACCGCCGGGTCGAGACCCAACCGCATGCTCGAGCTTCTGCGATTCGACCGCTTCGTGGTCGTCAGCAGCACAGTTCGAGACGCCTTGCGCTTTGGCCGGATTATCCGACGCAAGAGTTGATCAGCGTGCGCGCCGATACTCGGGAGCAGCCACCGGATGATCGGGATTGTCTTGCACCGCTTGCGCAAATGCGGAACGCGCGGCTTCCAGTTCCCCTTTTCGGCGCAGGGTCACACCCAAATATGCCCACGCGTCCGCGTATCGGTCGTTCAGCTCCAGCGCCGCCCGCAGTTCTTCTTCCGCCTCGTCTAATTGATCTAGCTCCAAAAGCGTCTGAGCGTAGCGGCACCGCACGTCTGCGAACTTCGGTGCGATCTGCAACGCGATCGAGTACTCCTGTGCCGCCTCGACCCACTTCTTCTCGCGGGCTAATCGGTCGCCGAGCGTGGCGTGAGTGTTTGCGTCTGAGGATTGATCGTGAGCAATGGCCTCAAGTAGCGTGAGTCCACGCTCTTCGTTGCCTGCCGCCAGCGACTCCAATGCGAGTCGGTACCGCTCGGTGGTGAGGCTGCCGTCGTACTCAGATGCAAGCTGCACCAGCCTCATCCCTTCATCTTCGTCACCACCCCGATAGGCTATCAGCCCCTTCAGCAATGCTGCCTTACCATAGCGCGGGTTTAGATCGAGAGCAGATGCCAGCGCGGCTTTGCACTTTTCCATCCGACCGATTGCCGCGTAGCACCGAGCACGCTTGAACTGCAGGTCGGCGTAATTCGGGAACAGTCTGGCCGCTTGCTCGAAAAACTCAAGCGCTCGCTCCGGGATTGCCTGACCAAGCGCGGCATCGCCCATCTTGCTGAGCGAATCGGCCAAGTAGTGGCGCGCGAGTTTTGCGCCCGCCGCATCGGGCTTCGACGCCAGGAATTCGTTCAGCGCTTCGATTGCCGCTTCGTACTGACCCGTTTCGTAACACCGGATCGCGCGGTCGTAAGCTTCATGCCCACCGAATCCATACCACTTTTGAACTGACAGCATGCCCATAGAGTTCTTACTCGGATTGTCGGCAAGAATGCACGATCAAATAGGGCAGATGCTGTGGGAAATCCCGGGTGGGGTTTGGCCGTCCATAGCCCCCTTGTGCACCACTCCGTGGGACGCCAATACAGACGGGCGGGCGGGCGCGTTCGATGCAGGTTCCTTAGACTTCGAAAACGATGCCGTCGTAACCCACCGTCACGCCGTGGGGAGCGAGCGCCTCTTCGAGTTCGGCGTGCGTGCAACCGCCTAGATGCGCGTGGTGGGTGGTGACCACCGGCGTATCGCTCGCGAGGACCGACATCTTGCGCAAACGGCTCACGATGTGCAGGCACCCTTCGATGCCGACGTGTCCAAAGAAGTCTGAGTGTTTCTTGCCGTCCGTGCACTCTACGACGAACAGATCGACGTGCCAACCCTGCAAGAATTCCCAAGTCGGCTCATGCCAGATGCCGGTATCGGTCCCGTACAGAATCGTCTTGCCTCCGTGTTCGATCAGCAAGTTTTGGCTGTCTTCGTCAAGCTTATGGTACGCCTGAATTGGGGTGAGCTTGTACCCTACGTGGTGGAACGGCTTGAAGCTGTGAGTCTCAACGAGTTCGAAAGGCCAGTCGGGATAACGGTCGCTGATCTTGGAGAGCACAGTTGCGTTGCCGTAGATGGTGCTGGGCGCGAAGTGGTCCTCAGTGAACGGATACAAGGCGTACTGCAGCTCGTTCCGTGCCAAGTGGTCGTCATGGCTATGGGTGAAGACGATCCCCGACCAGTCCGCCGGATTCAGATCCTGAGTGACAACCTGGTGCCAGGTGTCGGGACCAAAATCGATCTTCAGGTCATCGTCAATCAGCGCCGCAGAGCGCGAGCGGATGTCCTTCTTTCCCACCTTGCGAGCATGGTCACTCACCCGACTGGCGCAATAGGCACTTGGAATGCCATCGGCTGCGCCCGTCCCGAGGAGTTGAATCTTCAAGTTGGTCCCTTGGGTCAGAAATCGCTGAGCGACCAGAGCACCAGGCCGCTGAGGATTTTGGGATAGTAGAACGTCGATTTTTGAGGCATCTTCTCACCGCCCAGAGCGATGTGGCGCATGTCGTTCACGCTGGGTGGATTCATCAAGAATGCGGCGGGTGCGCCCGCCTCGACGGCATCGACCGCCTCGTGCTCGTCCCTCGTGTAGTCAAAGAAATCGAGCCCGGTCAAGTCCAGTAGCTTCTCGAAAATGTAGTCATGCAGGATCGTCACGTCGAGCTCGCGCAGCAACTCGCTCCCCTCGGGGTGCACCTGCCCAGCTAGCACCGCAGGGTCAAAGTGGGCGAGGAAGCCTTGCCCGCCTGGCAACGCGACCCCAAACGCTCGCCTGCCGTCGGCGGCCAGGGATTCCAGCCGTGGCATCAGCTGGTCGTTCGCGCAATCCTCGACCTGGAAGTGGTTTGACATGCGCCCGCGCAACTCCGCCGCGTCGCACGGCATCCGCTTGAGGATGCGATGGGTCGGCAGAAGCACGAGGCCCGGGTCGGCCATGCTGGTGAGCGCCATCATCATGTAATCTTCGGCGACCTCGCCGTCTCGCTCGCCAAGCATCTGCCTGAACGCGAGCGCCGTTTCGTAGCGATGATGCCCGTCGGCAATCCAAATCTTCTTCGTCGAGATGGCGTCCTGGATACTCTTCGTGGCTGCGCTATCGGAGATCGCTTCAACCCGGTGGCGCACGCCGTCGTCGGTGGTCACATCGGCCACGGATTCGCCATTCGAGTTCATGACGTGGTCGAGCACGGCGCGCTCGTCGTCTTCATACAGGCCGAAAATGCACTCTAGGTGCGACCGAGTCGCCTCAAGGATCCGCAGTCGATCTTCCTTGTGCTTCGGGAATGTTTGCTCGTGGGGAAGGACGACGCCTTTCTCATAGGGCTCAACCTTGATCAGGGCAATCAGGGCGAGTCGCTCCATCGTTTCGGGCTTGCCCGGGATGTTGAAGTTCTGTCGGTAGCGGTAGAAGGTGGGCGCGGGTTCGACAGCGAGCGCACCCTGTTGTCGCCAACCGGTCAAGCGGCTTGCGCTGCGCGCGTACTTGACGAACTTGCTCCGATCGTCGGGCTCCTGTTCAGGCAGCGTCAGGTGGACGACGTTGTGGGCGCTGCGCGACGCAAGCTCATCGCGCTGTGATTGCGAAAGCACATCGTACGGGGGTGCAACGAGGTTATCCAAAGGGCCCGCGTCGGGTCCGTAGCGCAATCCACGAAAAGGCCTGATCGTTGCCATACGGAATGGAGTGTACCAAAGGGTCCTTCAGACTCACTGGTAAACTCGATCTGTGCAAGTGGAGATAGGACTGAGGACCTACGTCCCGCAGATCGAATCGCGGCTAGAATCTCTGTTGCCCAAAGAAGGCTTGTCTCCCGAGCCCCTCACTTCGGCCATGCGCTACGGCGTTCTGGGCCCGGGAAAGCGGCTTCGACCCGCCCTGACCATGGCCTGCTGCGCGGCGTGCGGTACCGCACCCGAGCAAGCACTCGATGCCGGGTGCGCGGTCGAGTTTGTCCACTGCTTCAGCCTCATCCACGATGATCTTCCGGCGATCGACAACGACGATCTGCGACGCGGAAGGAAAACCTGCCACGTCGTCTACGGCGAACCGATGGCGATTTTGGCCGGTGACGCACTCTTTGCACTGGCCTTCGAGACGCTTGCGCGAACACCTTGCGGTGCCGCGGGTGTGCTGGAATTGGCGCAGTCGGTCGGTTACGGTGGCGTGGTAGGCGGCGAGGCGCTTGATATTCTCAGCGAGAACGCGGAGCACGATGCAGGCACGCTCACGCGCATCCACCGAGAGAAGACGGGTGCGCTCTTCTCCGCTGCGTGCGCGCTCGGGGGGATGTGCGCCGGGGCGTCGCATGAACGAATCGTCGAACTCCGCGACTATGGCATGAGTCTCGGGCTAGCATTCCAGATCGCGGACGACATCTTGAACGAGACCAGCACGTCGGAGCAGCTGGGAAAAGCTGCTGGCAGCGACGCCGCCATGCGCAAGCTCACCTATCCGGCAGTGTACGGTCTGGAGCACTCCCGGGAGCTGGCGAGCCGGGCAGTCCATTCGGCGCTCAAGGCGCTCGACAATCTCCCGGATGACACGGATTGGCTACGATCTCTGGCTTGGTTCACCATCGAGCGATCTAAGTAGCGAGCGGGGCAAGCACTGAGGCCACGCGCTGACCAGCGTGCCGGGCGTTTTCGATTCCGAAGCTCGGCCCCAGCGTGAATCGGAGTCCTTCGTTGGCCTCCGACTCGCTAAGCCCCATTGCCCGCAGGACGTGAGACGGCTCGACTGCGCCCGAGCTACAGGCCGCGCCGCTACTCGCACTGATCCCAGCTCGATCCAGAGCGATCAGCGCGGTCTCCGACCGAACGCCTGGTAAGCGGATGTGGCAGTGGCCGGGCAGCACATCTTCGAAGCCAGGAGTAGTCCATACGACCCCAACGCCCAGTCCAGCCGCAAAGGCGTCGCGCGCCTCGGGTCCGAAGAGGCGTCCGGCGAGTGCTTGGACCGCCGCTTTGAATCCGACGATGCCAGCGACGTTTTCTGTCCCACCGCGCATCTCACGCTCTTGACCACCACCCAAGATGAGCGGACTGAGCGAGACTTGAGCGCGATGCGCGAGCGCCCCCACCCCCTTGGGCCCGCCGATCTTGTGCGCCGAAACCGAGACAAGGTCCGCGTCCAGCGAGTTCACGGTCCAGGGTAGGGCACCCAGTGTCTGGACCGCGTCGCAGTGGAACAGCGCCCCTGCCTCATGTGCAATGTCCGAGAGCTGGCGGATGCCGTTGATCGCCCCGGTCTCGTTGTTGGCGTGCATGACACTCACCAGGACCGTGTCTTCGCCGACCCTCTCCGTCAGCGACTCGGGTCGCACTCGCGCCTGCGCATCGACCGGAATGAGCGAGACGCGGTAGCCGTAGCGTTCGAGCCGCTCGCGGCAGTGCAACACGCAGTGGTGCTCCGCCGCTCCCAAGAGAATGTGGTTGCGCTGACGATCCTCGTTTCCGAGCGCCGTTCCGAGAATCGCCAAGTTGGCGGCCTCGGTACCCGAACTGCAGAAGGTGATTTCACCAAAGAGGCAGCCTAGCCGCTCGCTCAGCACCTCGCGCGCCTCGTCGAGCGCGGCCCGTGCGGCCCGCCCTTCCGCATGCAATGAGCTGGGGTTTCCGTGTTGCCCGGTCAACCACGGCTCCATGGCGCTACGAACCTCCGGCAGCAGCGGCGCGGTGGCCGCGTAATCCAGATAAATCCGATCGCTCAGAACAGCCATAGGTTAAAAATCATCAAGGCCCCGTTGTGGATGGCGTGCATGATCACCGCGGGCCAGAGCGACTTGGTGTGATAGGACGCCATGGCCGCCATGACGCCGATGACCATGAGCGGAAGCCACCCTGCGATCCCCTGAGGATGGATGCTGGCGAACAAGAGGCTGCTGGCCAAGATTCCGAGCGACGCACTGGTAACACGCCCGATGGCAGGGGCTAGCATGCCCCGGAAGATAATCTCCTCCACGATCGGTGCCTGGACAACTGCTAATAGAAAGAGCCCAACCAGCGCCGTTAGGGACTGGCTCTGAGCAAGCTGGTCCGTAGCCGGGTGCGACGGATCCGGTAAGTATTTGCTGACAGTGCTCGAAACCACGACCGCCACGGTTGCAAGGGGGACGAGCGCAAGTTCTGCGCCGATCGCCCATAGGATATAGCGAGATCGGAACGGGCCGAAGAGCGTTTTTAGGTCGACTCTCGGCCCGGGCAGGCGGAGGCAAGCGACCCCAATGACCGACCCGATGACCGCGAATGCCATCACCCACTCTGGCAACGGAAAAAGCTGCATGCCAATCAAGAGGCACAGACAAAGGAACGCCCGGAATGCCAGCCAATCGGCCTCACCCGGGTCTGCAAGCCTTATGGGAAATGCCTTGGTCGCCAGGGGCTCCTTGTCGCCGTACATGAAGTAAATCAGCCAAACCAAGATCCCGAGCGCAATTGCGAACACGATAATCGCTCCGAAGATCATCGTCGTTCTCACGATCGTTCCCATCAGAGCAGGGCGCAGCTTCTTGTCGCCTCCGATCTCCGCTGCGTGAACTCGTGCGGGCTTGTAGATCTTCTCCATAGGGAGCAGTTGGGAGATTTGCAGCGCGCGGGCCGTCGTGGGTTTGCTGTCGTAAACCTCAAGGGCGATCCGGTCCGCCGGGTACCAGCTCTCCTTGAGCCACTTGACCGCGGCCTCCCGCGTTTTGGCGGGCAGCGGCTTCTTCGATTCGCGCTCAATTCCCAGCAGCATGAGTGCATCGCCAGCACCCAAGTTTGGGGCGGTCGCACCAGTCGGGACAAGCTTGGCCAGCGACGCGTCCTTTGCGGCGCTGTCGGGTTGCGCCATCGCGCCCGCCAAATTGAAGAGCAACTGCTTGCTTTCAAGCGCTGTGCCGTCTTCGGAACGCACGAAACTAAACCACACCGACATGGTGATGAGCAGGCCGATCAGCGAGAACAGCAGGTACCACCCCATGCGAAATCGGGGCGTGCTTTGCGGCACCTCAAACTGCACAGGGGACGGTGAATCGCTCACGTGCTGATTGTACGAGATTCGGGCGCAGGAAACTTCTGCGGGTGCCGGACGGTCCTAATGTACAAGGTGATGCTTCAAGCACTGGCCATGGTCGCGCTAGCACAAACGCAACCGCTCCAACTCACGGATGCGAGCTACGAGTCGTGGCGCGCCAAGCTGGCTCCCACTTCCCGCGAACTCGTCTTCGAAACGCTCCCTTGGGAGAGCTCGCTGACCGCAGCGCGACGAAAGAGCATCCGCGAGCGCAAGCCGCTCATCGTTTGGGTTGAGCGCGGACACCCGCTCGGGACGACATCCTCGCACGGTGTCGTCCTGCGCACTCAGGTTTTCACTTCGGACCGAGTGCGCTCGAATCTGGGACGTTCGGTGCTGGTTGCAGAGTCGATTCCCCCCAAACCGCGCACACCCGGCGAGACCGAGTTTTGGAGTTCGGTCTTTCCGAAGCTCGCCGCAACCAAGCCATTTGAGGGGCTGGTCATCGTCGCTCCCGACGGATCCGTAGTGGACCGGATCGCAAGTACGGACCCGGCCGAAATCGCCGACCGACTGGCAAGGCTACAGACGATGAGCTTTGCCGCGCCAGGCGCAAACGCCGCTCGCGATTGGCTTGAGGAGCCGCCTCGCCCTCCGGCCCCGGCCATGCGTCTGGTGGCCGTCGTGCGAGACCTTTCCACACCCACGACCAGCATCGATTGGCACAAGAAGGCGGTGAACACGCTGGCATTCGACTTAACCGCCGCTGATCTGGACGCCTTTGCCCCGAAGACCGCGATTGATGGGACCGCGACGGTGTGGCCCACCGCGCTGTTGCAGCGATCCGCGGCGACGCTCTGGCTCGATGCGGTGCGCGGGGTGCCCCTCAGTTTCAGCATCGATGCCATCCAAGTCGGGCGGTTCGTCAGCACAGTGTCAAGCGCAGACAGCGATTCCGTGCGCTGGCGTATCGCCGGTACCCTCACCCGCTCCGCAAGTGGAGAGTGGAG is part of the Chthonomonas sp. genome and harbors:
- a CDS encoding PEP-CTERM sorting domain-containing protein (PEP-CTERM proteins occur, often in large numbers, in the proteomes of bacteria that also encode an exosortase, a predicted intramembrane cysteine proteinase. The presence of a PEP-CTERM domain at a protein's C-terminus predicts cleavage within the sorting domain, followed by covalent anchoring to some some component of the (usually Gram-negative) cell surface. Many PEP-CTERM proteins exhibit an unusual sequence composition that includes large numbers of potential glycosylation sites. Expression of one such protein has been shown restore the ability of a bacterium to form floc, a type of biofilm.), whose translation is MKSRTALTLLVSCSPALVLAGLPKDQIVTSAFDFRPVVRIERGDGGYGTGSVIGRFLYDNGLKGKLCVLTADHVISTTGAQGGGIAGGLKIGTRNPDGSIGTPVTRNATVIGRQGKDGPQGNGARKWDLALLEIDWGFRDTEYDLLAGQRYSVDVWGGANLSFTSAGFGTTGDLTKNGGPIDTGYEYFANNPAHNDKKQRFWNNRMTLAPNNTAAPGGYVHDGLEWVLDNIDPAAKTGEGTGLPGDSGSPLLFDGADTLYQPKVDTIFTRSLRGVFNAFERRTFVGGFDVDWGFKGFAVRITDDNKKWIDQRCSTVVPEPASFVALSLAVSILALRRRPKG
- a CDS encoding SRPBCC family protein, translating into MLVVGVIAVVVAIVVALLMFSAMRRPDTFTVERRATIHAEPHTIFALLNDFHEWGKWSPWEHLDPNMTRTHGGPDSGVGASYAWSGNKRAGEGRMEILKSEPPSRLEIDLSFIKPFPSKNITTFTLTPTGGGTEVNWHMQGPASLMTKVFDMLMNMDKMVGKDFEQGLANLKKVTEKA
- a CDS encoding NTP transferase domain-containing protein, yielding MKGVILAAGKGSRLYPVTHHIPKPLLPLANRMTIEYAFDRLKELGIREVAIVVGENEESMRGALGDGSRFGLELTYVRQPEPKGLAHAVSFAKQFVNGDSFVLYLGDAIYSHGFQELAEKFRSSGCANLNVLKEVEDPRRFGVAHLEGDKMTKLVEKPQNPESNLALCGLYFFGPKLWEVLPDLQPSARGEYEITDAIQLMVDRGMDVRGGLYHHTWFDTGTLDSFLETSQFLAGDGLTLGDSADLAGTAGEHVVIGNGAHVTCALIEDSVILPGADVKVTGTIRRSILMGSVHADGDLIEQIVSQ
- a CDS encoding tetratricopeptide repeat protein, encoding MLSVQKWYGFGGHEAYDRAIRCYETGQYEAAIEALNEFLASKPDAAGAKLARHYLADSLSKMGDAALGQAIPERALEFFEQAARLFPNYADLQFKRARCYAAIGRMEKCKAALASALDLNPRYGKAALLKGLIAYRGGDEDEGMRLVQLASEYDGSLTTERYRLALESLAAGNEERGLTLLEAIAHDQSSDANTHATLGDRLAREKKWVEAAQEYSIALQIAPKFADVRCRYAQTLLELDQLDEAEEELRAALELNDRYADAWAYLGVTLRRKGELEAARSAFAQAVQDNPDHPVAAPEYRRAR
- a CDS encoding DUF1015 domain-containing protein encodes the protein MATIRPFRGLRYGPDAGPLDNLVAPPYDVLSQSQRDELASRSAHNVVHLTLPEQEPDDRSKFVKYARSASRLTGWRQQGALAVEPAPTFYRYRQNFNIPGKPETMERLALIALIKVEPYEKGVVLPHEQTFPKHKEDRLRILEATRSHLECIFGLYEDDERAVLDHVMNSNGESVADVTTDDGVRHRVEAISDSAATKSIQDAISTKKIWIADGHHRYETALAFRQMLGERDGEVAEDYMMMALTSMADPGLVLLPTHRILKRMPCDAAELRGRMSNHFQVEDCANDQLMPRLESLAADGRRAFGVALPGGQGFLAHFDPAVLAGQVHPEGSELLRELDVTILHDYIFEKLLDLTGLDFFDYTRDEHEAVDAVEAGAPAAFLMNPPSVNDMRHIALGGEKMPQKSTFYYPKILSGLVLWSLSDF
- a CDS encoding polyprenyl synthetase family protein — its product is MQVEIGLRTYVPQIESRLESLLPKEGLSPEPLTSAMRYGVLGPGKRLRPALTMACCAACGTAPEQALDAGCAVEFVHCFSLIHDDLPAIDNDDLRRGRKTCHVVYGEPMAILAGDALFALAFETLARTPCGAAGVLELAQSVGYGGVVGGEALDILSENAEHDAGTLTRIHREKTGALFSAACALGGMCAGASHERIVELRDYGMSLGLAFQIADDILNETSTSEQLGKAAGSDAAMRKLTYPAVYGLEHSRELASRAVHSALKALDNLPDDTDWLRSLAWFTIERSK
- a CDS encoding cysteine desulfurase: MAVLSDRIYLDYAATAPLLPEVRSAMEPWLTGQHGNPSSLHAEGRAARAALDEAREVLSERLGCLFGEITFCSSGTEAANLAILGTALGNEDRQRNHILLGAAEHHCVLHCRERLERYGYRVSLIPVDAQARVRPESLTERVGEDTVLVSVMHANNETGAINGIRQLSDIAHEAGALFHCDAVQTLGALPWTVNSLDADLVSVSAHKIGGPKGVGALAHRAQVSLSPLILGGGQEREMRGGTENVAGIVGFKAAVQALAGRLFGPEARDAFAAGLGVGVVWTTPGFEDVLPGHCHIRLPGVRSETALIALDRAGISASSGAACSSGAVEPSHVLRAMGLSESEANEGLRFTLGPSFGIENARHAGQRVASVLAPLAT
- a CDS encoding CPBP family intramembrane metalloprotease; the protein is MSDSPSPVQFEVPQSTPRFRMGWYLLFSLIGLLITMSVWFSFVRSEDGTALESKQLLFNLAGAMAQPDSAAKDASLAKLVPTGATAPNLGAGDALMLLGIERESKKPLPAKTREAAVKWLKESWYPADRIALEVYDSKPTTARALQISQLLPMEKIYKPARVHAAEIGGDKKLRPALMGTIVRTTMIFGAIIVFAIALGILVWLIYFMYGDKEPLATKAFPIRLADPGEADWLAFRAFLCLCLLIGMQLFPLPEWVMAFAVIGSVIGVACLRLPGPRVDLKTLFGPFRSRYILWAIGAELALVPLATVAVVVSSTVSKYLPDPSHPATDQLAQSQSLTALVGLFLLAVVQAPIVEEIIFRGMLAPAIGRVTSASLGILASSLLFASIHPQGIAGWLPLMVIGVMAAMASYHTKSLWPAVIMHAIHNGALMIFNLWLF